CTCCATGAGCCTGGATCAATTGTTGGAGTGGATACCGCAAGGCGGGGCTGAAGAGGCCCTGGCCCGCCAAGTCGAGATGGACCGCCTGCCGCGGCACGTCGCGATCATCATGGACGGCAACGGCCGCTGGGCTGGCCAGCGACACCTGCCGCGGGTGGAAGGCCACCGTGCCGGCATCGACTCGGTCCGAGACGTCGTCGAAACCTCGGCCCGCCTGGGCCTCGACGTCCTGACGCTCTACGCGTTCTCGGTCGAGAACTGGAAGCGGCCGGCCTCCGAGGTCAGCACCCTGATGATGCTGCTCAAGCGCTACCTGCGGCTCGAGTTGTCGACGCTGCTGCGCAACAACATCCGCTTCAAGGTGATCGGCCGCACCGAGGCGCTGGCGCCCGACGTGCTCGAAGAGCTGTACGCCGCCGAGGCGAAGACCTCGACCAACACCGGCATGCTGTTCAACATCGCGCTCAACTACGGCGGCCGCACCGAGATCGTCGACGCCGCGCGGCGCGCCATGGCCTCGGGTCTCGGCCCACAGGACCTCGACGAGGACCGCTTCGCGAGTTTCCTCTACACGGCGGGCCAGCCCGATCCCGATCTGCTGATTCGCACGAGCGGCGAGATGCGCGTGAGCAATTTCCTGCTGTGGCAGATTGCCTACGCCGAAATCTGGGTCACCGACACGCTGTGGCCCGACTTCCGCTGCCGGCACCTGCTCGAAGGCGTGCTGGCCTACCAGAAGCGCGACCGCCGCTTCGGCGGCATTGCGCCGCCGGTTGCTGCAGGAGTGAAGTAGTCCCGGCATGACCCGTGTCCTGAGCGGTGTCGTCCTCGGCGCCGTGGCCCTGGCGCTGATCTGGTTC
This portion of the Acidobacteriota bacterium genome encodes:
- a CDS encoding isoprenyl transferase, which translates into the protein MSLDQLLEWIPQGGAEEALARQVEMDRLPRHVAIIMDGNGRWAGQRHLPRVEGHRAGIDSVRDVVETSARLGLDVLTLYAFSVENWKRPASEVSTLMMLLKRYLRLELSTLLRNNIRFKVIGRTEALAPDVLEELYAAEAKTSTNTGMLFNIALNYGGRTEIVDAARRAMASGLGPQDLDEDRFASFLYTAGQPDPDLLIRTSGEMRVSNFLLWQIAYAEIWVTDTLWPDFRCRHLLEGVLAYQKRDRRFGGIAPPVAAGVK